A single window of Paenibacillus sp. SYP-B4298 DNA harbors:
- a CDS encoding phosphodiester glycosidase family protein, which yields MLRQHKRRFILAILILVLLCTILYKLADRYLIEHVEVIVTPHAATPSAGDNSDRASNSNSTSSSSAAGAQTNNSSVTDTAKWDDWSYEDASQTISIRKVETGSGSDKITYYVADVVFNSTTNLWTAFAKNAFGTNIIANTSEIAASNNAIFAINGDYYGFREDGVVIRNGTVYRDEPAREGLVLYEDGTMDSYDELSVSAESLLASGASNTFSFGPALVKDGQVADDLDRVRIDNNFGNRSIQNANPRTGIGMIAPNHYIFVVVDGRSANYSRGMTLNEFAELFQQLGATEAYNLDGGGSSTMYFMGRVVNNPLGRGKERGVSDIIYIPQASKEAN from the coding sequence ATGCTGCGACAACATAAGAGACGATTCATTCTTGCGATCCTGATTCTCGTCCTCCTGTGCACAATCCTATATAAGCTTGCCGACCGTTATCTCATCGAACACGTCGAGGTTATCGTCACACCTCATGCAGCTACTCCCTCGGCAGGCGATAACAGCGACAGAGCAAGCAACTCCAACTCCACCTCTTCCTCCTCTGCCGCTGGAGCACAGACGAACAATAGCTCTGTTACCGATACCGCCAAATGGGATGACTGGAGCTACGAGGACGCCAGCCAGACCATCTCCATCCGCAAGGTTGAGACCGGCTCTGGCTCGGATAAGATCACCTATTACGTAGCAGACGTCGTCTTCAATTCCACCACCAACCTGTGGACTGCCTTCGCCAAAAATGCCTTCGGCACGAACATCATCGCCAATACCTCAGAGATTGCAGCGAGCAACAACGCCATCTTTGCGATCAATGGTGATTATTACGGCTTCCGCGAGGATGGTGTGGTCATCCGCAATGGCACAGTGTACCGTGATGAACCAGCCAGAGAAGGACTGGTGCTGTATGAGGATGGCACAATGGATTCGTATGACGAGCTGTCGGTATCGGCTGAGAGCCTGCTCGCGAGCGGCGCCTCCAATACCTTCTCCTTCGGCCCGGCATTAGTGAAGGACGGCCAAGTTGCCGACGATCTGGACCGTGTGCGAATCGACAACAACTTTGGCAACCGTTCGATCCAAAATGCTAATCCGCGGACAGGCATCGGCATGATTGCTCCCAACCATTATATATTTGTCGTTGTGGACGGACGATCAGCCAACTACAGCAGGGGCATGACCTTGAACGAATTCGCAGAGCTGTTCCAGCAGCTTGGAGCGACCGAAGCCTACAATCTGGACGGCGGCGGGTCGTCGACGATGTATTTCATGGGCAGAGTCGTCAATAATCCGCTCGGCAGGGGCAAGGAACGCGGCGTCAGCGACATCATCTATATTCCACAAGCATCCAAGGAGGCGAACTGA
- a CDS encoding bifunctional glycosyltransferase family 2/GtrA family protein: protein MMILIPSYEPDKRLVDLVKRLKETTRARIIVVDDGSGERYQAIFNEVREAGCIVLTHRSNEGKGSALKTGIRYAQEHGSKGIVCADSDGQHLPEDITRIMLAVHRHPMAMVLGSRQFTGHVPLRSRFGNSTTRFVYKAVTGTSVQDTQTGLRGYPPELLPWLLQVPGERFEYEMNMLLEAPQAGYPIVEVPIETVYLEGNKSSHFRPLADSARIYLPFLKFCMSSGFAAMIDFILLLVLQWATGSLLAAVIGARLCSSIFNYMMNRNYVFAQGKLSAAYKSMPRYFTLVVIIMLLNYGVLSLFHEQLAVPIIIAKLLTEVLLFLFSYWAQRRFVY from the coding sequence ATGATGATTCTGATTCCTTCCTATGAGCCGGACAAGCGACTGGTCGACCTGGTGAAGCGCCTGAAGGAAACAACGAGGGCTCGAATTATAGTGGTCGATGACGGGAGCGGGGAACGATACCAAGCGATATTTAATGAAGTCAGAGAGGCGGGATGCATCGTGCTGACGCATAGGAGCAACGAGGGTAAAGGCAGCGCACTGAAGACGGGTATCCGCTATGCACAGGAGCACGGAAGCAAGGGAATCGTGTGCGCGGACAGTGACGGCCAGCATCTGCCTGAGGATATTACTCGAATTATGCTGGCTGTGCACCGCCACCCGATGGCCATGGTGCTTGGCAGCAGACAGTTTACCGGCCACGTTCCGCTGCGCAGCCGCTTCGGCAATTCGACCACTCGCTTCGTGTACAAGGCGGTAACCGGCACCTCTGTTCAAGACACCCAGACGGGGCTGCGCGGCTATCCGCCAGAGCTGCTCCCATGGCTGCTGCAGGTTCCAGGCGAGCGGTTTGAATATGAGATGAATATGCTGCTGGAGGCGCCGCAAGCGGGATACCCCATCGTGGAGGTGCCGATTGAAACGGTCTACCTGGAGGGCAACAAGTCCTCCCACTTCCGACCGTTGGCCGATTCAGCCCGAATCTACCTCCCGTTCCTGAAATTCTGCATGTCCTCCGGCTTCGCCGCCATGATCGACTTCATCCTGCTGCTTGTACTGCAATGGGCAACCGGCAGCCTGCTGGCAGCGGTGATCGGGGCGCGACTATGCAGCTCCATCTTCAACTATATGATGAACCGCAACTATGTGTTTGCGCAGGGGAAGCTGTCGGCAGCTTACAAGTCCATGCCTAGATATTTCACTCTAGTCGTCATCATCATGCTGCTTAACTATGGGGTGCTCTCCTTGTTCCATGAGCAGCTCGCCGTGCCGATTATCATCGCCAAGCTGCTTACTGAAGTCCTGCTGTTTCTGTTCAGCTATTGGGCACAGCGGAGGTTCGTCTATTAG
- a CDS encoding G1 family glutamic endopeptidase, with the protein MAQHRRHAGAIRRSAPSSAWLNRTIQPGWTSNNWSGYAIQRRKRGSFYSISGCWTVPRIKPGKTNRYASSWIGIDGYTNSALIQTGTEQEVENGKTVYYPWWEILPNTETRIPYPVSPLDNMYAKITRLSKRKWMIVLANKTKGWVFKTIQRYTGPGQSAEWIMEAPTNGGSIAILANYGTITFRRCRVNGRSPGLRRTDRGIMVQNGRTVSTPSLPGKGRDNFTIAYGSRIPRPPKQGTCRFERKRLSPSQAGKASLHAEVEF; encoded by the coding sequence ATGGCACAGCATCGCAGGCACGCCGGCGCCATTCGGCGATCGGCTCCCTCCAGCGCATGGTTGAACCGAACCATTCAGCCTGGCTGGACATCGAACAACTGGTCCGGCTACGCGATCCAGCGAAGGAAGCGCGGCTCATTCTACAGCATATCGGGCTGTTGGACAGTTCCTCGTATCAAGCCGGGCAAGACCAATCGCTACGCTTCCTCCTGGATTGGCATCGACGGCTATACGAACTCTGCTCTGATTCAGACTGGCACCGAGCAAGAGGTAGAGAATGGAAAAACAGTCTATTACCCTTGGTGGGAGATTCTTCCCAATACGGAGACGAGAATCCCTTACCCCGTATCCCCTCTGGACAACATGTATGCAAAAATCACCCGACTCTCCAAGCGAAAATGGATGATTGTACTGGCCAACAAAACGAAGGGCTGGGTATTTAAAACGATTCAAAGATACACGGGCCCAGGCCAATCGGCAGAGTGGATTATGGAGGCGCCAACCAACGGAGGCAGCATTGCAATTCTGGCCAATTATGGAACGATTACTTTCCGACGATGCCGCGTCAACGGGAGATCACCCGGACTGCGACGGACAGATCGCGGCATTATGGTGCAGAACGGACGCACAGTATCCACGCCATCCTTACCCGGCAAGGGCAGGGACAACTTCACCATCGCATACGGCTCTCGCATCCCGCGCCCTCCGAAGCAGGGAACATGTAGATTCGAGCGAAAACGGCTGTCGCCATCCCAGGCGGGCAAAGCTTCGCTTCACGCAGAGGTAGAGTTTTGA
- a CDS encoding extracellular solute-binding protein: protein MSGMLHENKQARCAGSIMNQRIGEQEQHQKRAQQPRVKRQPMKQQGSVRRRIGWLLLCGLLLVSVGCTTGSDPHDSRSLEEGEQPYDNPIGMRMAYSYSDIVLPEHEVGDQNFMTRYIKNKLGIVITYDLEARGDEQYNAMMELAIQSHDLPDVFLVNREQLVALVERDMIADLTELYPQYSTSLLRSIYDATDGKALREATFDGRLYALPNIGIEADAPMYLWVRQDWMDKLALAPPSTLEDIETIARAFIERDPDGNNVNDTLGIPVDKNLVYHTKTGVYGLDSVFSSFHAFPKSWYRNEEGYVVYGSIQQEAKQALELLARWYREGMIDREFMLRKESGYLLDQNQIGILFAPWWAPYWPLSATIAKDTKAEWKVYAAPRDKDGQFVTRTAPVTDRYLVVRKDYAHPEAALKLLHLLTALERYKVDEDEATFVLRSTAQQMGVQLRNYFPFDLLLDDPDAVIKRHDLLLKALSEQVDAAELGPELRELYESVLSERDNPRKDVEAWSMSQAYLLGGEISKQPMAKVESIFFDQTPAFKQYWPALQRLEQDYYLKLLTGELPIEAFDDFVEAWMDNGGRKVMKEASEWAEQQEQQQ, encoded by the coding sequence ATGAGCGGAATGCTGCATGAAAACAAGCAGGCAAGATGTGCAGGAAGCATCATGAATCAACGAATCGGGGAGCAGGAGCAGCATCAGAAGCGTGCACAACAACCGCGGGTCAAGCGGCAGCCCATGAAGCAGCAGGGCAGCGTGAGGCGGCGGATCGGCTGGCTGCTCTTGTGTGGCCTGCTGCTGGTGTCTGTGGGCTGCACGACAGGCAGCGACCCGCATGACTCACGGTCGCTGGAGGAGGGCGAGCAGCCCTACGACAATCCGATCGGCATGAGGATGGCCTATTCGTATTCGGATATTGTGCTGCCGGAGCATGAAGTGGGCGACCAAAACTTTATGACCCGTTATATAAAGAACAAGCTAGGCATCGTGATCACCTACGATCTGGAGGCGCGCGGGGATGAGCAATACAACGCTATGATGGAGCTGGCGATTCAAAGCCACGACCTGCCGGATGTATTCCTTGTGAATCGCGAGCAGCTTGTCGCGCTGGTGGAGCGGGATATGATCGCAGACCTCACCGAACTGTACCCGCAGTATTCGACCTCGCTCCTTCGCTCGATCTATGATGCTACAGACGGGAAGGCCTTGAGGGAAGCGACTTTCGACGGCAGGCTGTATGCGCTGCCCAATATCGGCATCGAGGCGGATGCTCCGATGTATCTATGGGTTCGTCAGGATTGGATGGATAAGCTGGCGCTGGCGCCGCCCTCGACGCTGGAGGATATCGAGACGATTGCCCGGGCGTTCATCGAGCGTGACCCCGATGGCAACAACGTGAACGACACGCTAGGCATTCCTGTGGATAAAAATTTAGTCTATCACACCAAGACCGGCGTCTACGGTCTGGATAGTGTGTTCTCCTCCTTTCATGCCTTTCCGAAGAGCTGGTACCGCAACGAGGAGGGCTATGTCGTTTACGGCTCCATTCAGCAGGAGGCGAAGCAGGCGCTTGAGCTGCTTGCCAGATGGTACCGGGAAGGCATGATTGACCGGGAGTTTATGCTGCGCAAGGAATCGGGCTATCTGCTCGACCAGAATCAGATCGGAATTTTGTTCGCACCATGGTGGGCGCCCTACTGGCCGCTTAGCGCCACCATCGCCAAGGATACGAAGGCGGAATGGAAGGTGTACGCGGCGCCTCGGGACAAAGACGGCCAGTTTGTCACCCGGACGGCTCCCGTGACGGATCGGTATCTGGTCGTCCGCAAGGATTACGCTCACCCGGAGGCAGCACTGAAGCTGCTTCATCTGTTGACTGCTCTGGAGCGTTATAAGGTGGATGAAGATGAGGCGACCTTCGTCCTACGTTCGACTGCCCAGCAGATGGGGGTACAGCTAAGAAATTATTTCCCATTTGATCTATTGCTCGATGACCCGGATGCGGTGATCAAGCGTCATGACCTGTTGTTGAAGGCACTGTCTGAGCAGGTCGACGCCGCCGAGCTCGGTCCAGAGCTGCGGGAGCTCTATGAGAGCGTCTTGTCCGAGCGGGACAATCCTCGCAAGGATGTGGAGGCGTGGAGCATGTCCCAGGCTTATCTGCTGGGGGGCGAGATCAGCAAGCAGCCGATGGCGAAGGTGGAGAGCATATTCTTCGACCAGACCCCTGCGTTCAAGCAGTATTGGCCGGCGCTGCAGCGTCTGGAGCAGGATTATTACTTGAAGCTGCTGACCGGCGAGCTGCCGATTGAGGCGTTCGACGATTTCGTGGAGGCATGGATGGACAATGGTGGACGAAAGGTGATGAAGGAGGCGTCGGAGTGGGCAGAGCAGCAGGAGCAGCAACAGTAA
- a CDS encoding response regulator transcription factor, with amino-acid sequence MINAIVVDDEKLVRKGFISLIDWQSYGIEITGEAANGSRALQLLEQQRIDLMFVDITMPGMTGFELLQQVQQSYGTVQFVILTCHHEFDYVQEALRRGAIDYIVKTLLNKDNVDETMKRIQGRLQREASRVFPAAGAAAGTIRGQLQFSGAVVFRSRGSQGMSELRDLLPEGAPLLPLSTHLYICHQGSAGPHWRADELAMGLHSGWEAVLITGGEGQTRQEAERAISQRLEHWLFYAGPTPPAVVSLDELVSLHCEADDPLEQERLLAEWQQFRWLLHGKEWAEWSDTIVKLRPSPAWLSGLVQGLCLNWAHYMAWSAEEQARLLEVARPQGLWSWSELERLLSEVALVMQRRLADLPLSREVALCLIRALHIMRQQACDNLTQNEVAHVVSMSRSYFSQCFKQLVGYSFGEVLRRMRIDQAKRLLQESSLSVYEISGAVGFYDNKHFSRTFKERVGMYPKEYRNRHQAGKVEGE; translated from the coding sequence ATGATTAATGCGATAGTGGTGGATGATGAGAAGCTGGTGCGCAAAGGCTTTATATCCCTCATCGACTGGCAAAGCTACGGCATCGAGATTACCGGCGAGGCCGCTAACGGCAGCCGAGCTCTCCAGCTTCTGGAGCAGCAGCGGATTGATCTTATGTTTGTCGATATTACGATGCCGGGCATGACGGGGTTTGAGCTGCTGCAGCAGGTGCAGCAGAGCTATGGCACCGTGCAGTTCGTTATTCTGACGTGCCATCATGAATTTGATTATGTGCAGGAGGCATTACGCCGTGGGGCCATCGACTATATTGTGAAGACGCTGCTGAACAAGGACAATGTCGATGAGACGATGAAGCGCATTCAGGGCAGACTGCAACGCGAGGCTAGCCGGGTGTTCCCTGCTGCCGGTGCGGCGGCAGGGACAATCCGGGGTCAGCTCCAGTTCTCTGGCGCTGTGGTGTTTCGTAGCAGGGGAAGCCAGGGCATGAGCGAGCTGCGGGATCTGCTGCCGGAGGGAGCGCCGCTGCTTCCACTCTCCACGCATCTGTATATATGCCACCAGGGCAGCGCGGGTCCGCATTGGAGGGCGGATGAGCTGGCGATGGGGCTGCATTCGGGCTGGGAGGCTGTTCTGATCACCGGGGGTGAGGGTCAGACGAGGCAAGAGGCCGAGAGGGCGATCAGCCAGCGGCTGGAGCATTGGCTATTCTATGCGGGGCCGACACCCCCTGCGGTCGTCTCGCTCGACGAGCTGGTCAGCCTGCACTGTGAGGCAGATGATCCTCTCGAACAGGAGAGGCTGCTGGCGGAATGGCAGCAGTTCAGATGGCTGCTGCATGGCAAGGAATGGGCAGAGTGGAGCGATACGATCGTCAAGCTGCGTCCATCCCCGGCATGGCTGAGTGGCCTGGTGCAGGGGCTGTGCCTGAATTGGGCGCACTATATGGCGTGGAGCGCTGAGGAGCAGGCGCGGCTGTTGGAGGTGGCGCGGCCGCAAGGTTTGTGGAGCTGGAGCGAGCTGGAGCGGCTCCTGTCGGAGGTGGCTCTAGTCATGCAGCGGCGACTGGCTGACCTGCCGCTCTCGCGCGAGGTGGCGCTGTGTCTGATCCGGGCGTTGCATATTATGCGCCAGCAAGCGTGCGACAATTTGACCCAGAATGAGGTGGCGCATGTTGTAAGCATGAGCCGCAGCTACTTCAGCCAGTGCTTCAAGCAGCTCGTTGGCTACTCCTTTGGCGAGGTGCTGCGCAGGATGCGAATTGATCAGGCGAAGCGTCTACTTCAGGAGAGCAGCCTGTCCGTCTACGAAATATCCGGTGCGGTCGGCTTTTACGATAATAAGCATTTTAGCCGTACCTTTAAGGAGCGAGTCGGTATGTATCCTAAGGAATACCGCAACCGTCACCAGGCAGGCAAGGTGGAGGGTGAATGA
- a CDS encoding cache domain-containing sensor histidine kinase: protein MATSRWNRLLRQMAHPFKRGTLRRTLVIYLMIACLVPSALLAGYTYTAMHGILKNKIQTGIEAGLKQEATGIENLLSNLDFVSKQFALDGQTAAKVNAFLNTDRMTEKVELSMNIEDNLNVVNFTNPNLGLMAYINEQADVPILFSNLSVRDDFQLGKLPVFVKFNGSVYYGPHRTQYKNSENIVFSSLREVKTSAGQPLFIYLESNYNIFRKLMSSNWYGMPVYHYLINDQNEVLFADEGEAPFAEEELKWEQAKQPDAEWGEHYLFGYESVQGWKLVTAVEKQVFNYEIDEWVRRIVLLFLGSCCLAILIAMLIWRRVYGSLRKVNREIVRMTGEREAPVRRVEIEEFDQVLSNFQVMKNTVNELIDEIAKNERNKSRLEMEKLLSQINPHFLHNTLNSVQWMARANGQDDIDRVVTLLVRILHYNMGKQSLIVTVRDELEALRHYIDLQSIRYEDDLEFIIAVEPEALSIPVPRFLLQPMVENAIYHGKHEMKSIIHITISIRGEQVELKVQDNGPGMELDKIRQLLSPSGEAQSFGMGIGLNYVQRLLERCYGSASRLHIERAPGGGTCLSVVIPVKMEEIRYD, encoded by the coding sequence TTGGCGACTTCAAGGTGGAATCGGCTATTGCGCCAGATGGCGCATCCCTTCAAGCGCGGCACGCTAAGGCGAACCCTGGTCATCTATCTGATGATTGCCTGTCTGGTTCCGTCGGCGCTGCTGGCAGGGTATACCTATACGGCGATGCATGGCATTCTCAAGAACAAGATCCAGACGGGTATCGAAGCTGGCCTGAAGCAGGAGGCGACCGGAATTGAGAACCTGCTGAGCAATCTGGACTTCGTATCCAAGCAATTTGCCTTGGATGGACAGACGGCGGCCAAGGTGAACGCTTTCTTGAATACGGATCGCATGACAGAGAAGGTCGAGCTGAGCATGAATATTGAGGACAATCTGAATGTGGTCAACTTCACCAACCCGAATCTGGGCTTGATGGCTTATATTAATGAACAGGCGGATGTGCCCATACTGTTCTCCAATCTATCGGTACGGGATGATTTTCAATTAGGGAAGCTGCCCGTATTTGTCAAGTTTAATGGTAGCGTTTACTACGGCCCCCATCGTACCCAATACAAAAATAGCGAAAATATTGTCTTCTCCTCGCTCCGCGAGGTAAAGACATCTGCAGGCCAGCCGCTCTTTATTTATCTGGAGTCCAACTACAATATTTTCCGCAAGCTGATGAGCAGCAACTGGTACGGGATGCCCGTCTACCACTATCTGATTAATGATCAGAATGAGGTGCTGTTTGCCGATGAGGGGGAGGCTCCTTTTGCAGAGGAGGAGCTGAAGTGGGAGCAGGCGAAGCAGCCGGATGCGGAATGGGGAGAGCATTACCTGTTCGGCTATGAGTCGGTTCAGGGCTGGAAGCTGGTAACCGCGGTGGAGAAGCAGGTGTTCAACTATGAAATCGATGAATGGGTGCGCCGCATCGTACTGCTGTTTCTCGGCTCCTGCTGCTTAGCCATTCTGATTGCAATGCTGATCTGGCGCAGGGTGTACGGGTCGCTGCGCAAGGTGAACCGGGAGATTGTGCGCATGACCGGAGAACGCGAGGCGCCGGTTAGACGGGTGGAGATTGAGGAATTCGATCAGGTGCTTAGCAATTTTCAGGTGATGAAGAATACCGTAAATGAGCTGATCGACGAAATCGCCAAAAACGAGCGCAACAAATCGAGGTTGGAAATGGAGAAGCTGCTCAGCCAGATTAACCCGCATTTTCTACACAATACGCTAAATTCGGTGCAATGGATGGCTCGTGCGAACGGGCAGGATGACATCGACCGGGTGGTGACGCTGCTAGTGCGGATATTGCATTACAATATGGGCAAGCAGAGTCTGATTGTGACCGTCCGCGATGAGCTGGAGGCGTTGCGCCATTATATCGATCTGCAGAGCATCCGCTATGAGGATGATCTGGAGTTTATCATCGCTGTGGAACCGGAGGCGCTCTCGATTCCCGTGCCGCGTTTCCTCCTGCAGCCGATGGTGGAGAATGCGATCTACCATGGCAAGCATGAGATGAAGAGCATCATTCACATTACGATCTCCATCCGCGGAGAGCAAGTCGAGCTGAAGGTTCAGGATAATGGGCCGGGCATGGAGCTGGACAAAATCCGGCAATTACTGTCTCCCTCCGGCGAGGCGCAAAGCTTCGGCATGGGCATCGGCCTGAACTATGTGCAGCGGCTGCTCGAACGCTGCTACGGCTCGGCCAGTCGCTTGCATATTGAGCGTGCGCCAGGTGGGGGCACCTGTCTATCTGTTGTCATTCCGGTGAAAATGGAGGAGATACGCTATGATTAA
- a CDS encoding ABC transporter substrate-binding protein, producing MAFPKKSLKTMLIVLLAGAMLAACSNSNQPGQSNTPQSGNTDSSGKERPEITLDVFSMLSNFSGEQPGWFAKVVKDKFNIKLNIIASNLEGGGDVKFQSMMAGGNLGDLVVFGATDSKYLDAIEAGQLLDWNKDGLLEQYGPNLKKYADKALEMNQKTFGAGTSIYGVGGDVGPDSDGPSEGRDLNYHPNLRWDLYEALGRPEIKTMEDYLPVLKAMKELQPTSDSGKPTYAFSMWPDWDGNLMMNAKAWAGMYGFEENDGFNPGGFTLVSADKKEIQGLLDDNSYYMRGLKLYFDANQLGLVDPDSLTQNFETLVDKMRDGQILFAWFSWLDDAYNTPERAEEGKGFHLVPFEEERAFSNGFNPYGSNRIWSIGSKTKHPERVMELIDWMYSPEGTMVSNYGPEGMMWELQDGKPVLTALGEEAFPSNSTPIPEEFGGGVWDKGRNQINNTTFKLSAINPETGDPYDYQLWSSTLAKNPTKLEENWRTAMDASTPVEWFVKNDKIAVQKPIFTGEPYVEMTDDLKQKQGQVAAVIKQYSWKMVYAKDEAEFNKLKEEMVTKAKGLGYDDVVAFNREQNEKTFQYR from the coding sequence ATGGCATTTCCAAAGAAGTCATTAAAAACGATGCTGATTGTACTGTTGGCCGGGGCGATGCTCGCCGCGTGCAGCAACAGCAACCAGCCGGGTCAGTCTAACACGCCACAGAGCGGGAACACCGACAGTAGCGGCAAGGAGCGACCGGAGATTACGCTTGATGTGTTCTCGATGCTGTCCAACTTCTCGGGCGAGCAGCCGGGCTGGTTCGCCAAGGTCGTGAAGGACAAATTCAACATCAAGCTCAACATTATCGCGTCTAATCTGGAGGGCGGCGGCGACGTCAAATTTCAATCGATGATGGCTGGCGGCAATCTCGGCGATCTGGTCGTCTTCGGCGCCACGGATAGCAAATACCTGGATGCCATCGAGGCAGGTCAACTGCTGGATTGGAATAAGGATGGCCTGCTTGAGCAATACGGCCCGAATCTGAAGAAATACGCGGATAAGGCGCTGGAGATGAACCAGAAGACCTTCGGGGCGGGAACCAGCATCTATGGGGTTGGAGGCGATGTCGGGCCGGATAGCGACGGACCGTCCGAGGGACGCGATCTGAACTATCACCCGAATCTGCGCTGGGATCTGTATGAGGCGCTTGGCCGTCCGGAGATTAAGACGATGGAGGATTATTTGCCCGTGCTGAAGGCCATGAAGGAGCTGCAGCCAACAAGCGATTCGGGCAAGCCAACCTATGCGTTCTCGATGTGGCCGGATTGGGATGGCAACCTGATGATGAATGCCAAGGCATGGGCTGGCATGTACGGGTTTGAGGAGAATGACGGCTTCAACCCGGGGGGCTTCACGTTGGTCTCTGCCGACAAGAAAGAGATTCAAGGGCTGCTGGATGACAACAGCTACTACATGCGCGGGCTGAAGCTGTATTTTGATGCGAATCAATTGGGACTTGTTGACCCGGACTCCTTGACGCAGAACTTCGAGACGCTGGTTGACAAGATGAGAGACGGTCAAATATTGTTCGCCTGGTTTTCCTGGCTGGACGATGCTTACAATACGCCGGAGCGGGCCGAAGAGGGTAAGGGCTTCCATCTCGTGCCATTCGAGGAGGAGCGTGCTTTCTCCAATGGTTTTAATCCGTATGGAAGCAACCGAATCTGGTCGATTGGCTCCAAGACGAAGCATCCTGAGCGTGTGATGGAGCTGATCGACTGGATGTATTCGCCAGAGGGTACCATGGTGTCCAACTACGGACCGGAAGGGATGATGTGGGAGCTGCAGGATGGCAAGCCGGTACTGACGGCGTTGGGCGAGGAAGCCTTCCCGTCGAACAGCACGCCAATTCCGGAGGAGTTCGGCGGCGGCGTATGGGATAAAGGACGCAACCAGATCAACAACACGACCTTCAAGCTGTCGGCCATTAACCCGGAGACGGGTGACCCTTACGACTACCAGTTGTGGAGCTCGACGCTGGCGAAAAATCCGACCAAGCTGGAGGAGAACTGGCGCACTGCAATGGATGCGAGCACGCCTGTTGAATGGTTTGTGAAGAATGACAAGATCGCTGTCCAGAAGCCGATCTTCACCGGCGAGCCGTATGTCGAGATGACGGATGATCTCAAGCAAAAGCAGGGTCAGGTAGCTGCGGTCATCAAGCAGTACTCCTGGAAGATGGTCTATGCCAAGGATGAAGCAGAGTTCAACAAATTGAAGGAAGAAATGGTGACAAAAGCCAAAGGTCTCGGTTATGATGATGTTGTAGCCTTCAACCGGGAACAGAATGAGAAAACTTTCCAATATCGATAA
- a CDS encoding carbohydrate ABC transporter permease, whose product MHSSSFADKCFHTFNYLFFGLFTLICVFPFYYLFIQTISDNSLSASGAVTWYPKGIHFNNYVEVLKVKELPAAALVSVGRTVIGTVTTVIGSAFLGYLFTKRKMAGRVLWYRFVVITMYFNAGIIPWFIIMMNLNLTNNFWAYVLPSIVSPFYVILVKTFIESLPEALEESAEIDGAGTLTLFTRIIFPLIMPIAATIAIFSAVYQWNAFIDTVFLMTNSKYYTLQFVLYKYLNESNSLAAIIRSGQGMENVDLSKMQTATSIRTTVAMIVVLPILLVYPFFQRYFVKGIMIGAIKG is encoded by the coding sequence GTGCATTCTTCAAGCTTTGCCGATAAATGCTTCCATACGTTCAACTATCTGTTCTTCGGCTTGTTCACGCTCATCTGTGTCTTTCCGTTCTATTATTTGTTCATTCAGACGATCAGTGACAACAGTCTGAGCGCATCCGGGGCCGTGACCTGGTACCCTAAAGGCATTCACTTCAACAACTATGTCGAGGTGCTCAAGGTGAAGGAGCTGCCCGCCGCTGCGCTGGTCTCTGTAGGCCGCACGGTGATCGGTACAGTGACGACGGTCATCGGATCGGCATTTCTCGGCTATCTGTTCACCAAGCGCAAGATGGCTGGGCGCGTACTCTGGTATCGTTTTGTCGTCATTACGATGTATTTCAATGCTGGAATTATTCCGTGGTTCATCATCATGATGAATCTGAATCTGACGAACAATTTCTGGGCCTATGTGCTGCCGTCGATCGTCTCGCCGTTCTATGTCATCCTGGTCAAGACGTTCATCGAGTCGCTGCCCGAGGCGCTGGAGGAGTCGGCGGAGATCGATGGCGCGGGCACGCTCACGCTGTTTACACGTATTATCTTTCCGCTTATCATGCCGATTGCGGCAACGATTGCCATCTTCTCGGCAGTGTACCAGTGGAATGCATTTATCGATACCGTATTTTTGATGACCAATTCCAAATATTATACGCTGCAGTTCGTCCTGTACAAATATCTCAATGAGTCGAATTCGCTGGCGGCCATTATTCGCTCGGGACAAGGGATGGAAAATGTTGATCTATCCAAAATGCAGACGGCAACCTCGATTCGCACCACGGTAGCGATGATAGTCGTGTTACCGATCCTGCTGGTCTATCCGTTCTTCCAGCGGTATTTCGTCAAAGGAATCATGATTGGAGCCATCAAGGGCTGA